Proteins from one Burkholderia oklahomensis C6786 genomic window:
- a CDS encoding fimbrial protein, which yields MKAKGMQYGLTAVLLSMLSGGAVYPQTATTGTINFTGSITDVPCEIDTAATSSIVTMAKVFANDFSGVGSTTGTTAFKIVLKNCGASTTGATVLFTGTTDSANPAALQTTAGGAGGVALQLVDDSGTPISIGSSSKAYTIAEGDNTFNFAARYIATSATVTGGVANATAVFALTYK from the coding sequence ATGAAAGCAAAAGGAATGCAATACGGCCTGACGGCCGTTCTGCTGTCGATGCTCTCAGGCGGCGCGGTTTATCCGCAGACCGCGACGACCGGCACCATCAATTTCACCGGCAGCATCACCGACGTGCCGTGCGAAATCGACACGGCCGCCACGAGCAGTATCGTGACGATGGCCAAGGTTTTCGCGAACGACTTCAGCGGAGTGGGATCGACCACCGGCACGACGGCATTCAAGATCGTCCTCAAGAATTGCGGCGCATCGACGACCGGCGCGACGGTGCTCTTCACGGGCACGACTGACAGCGCCAATCCCGCGGCGCTCCAGACGACCGCGGGCGGGGCGGGAGGGGTTGCGTTGCAGCTCGTCGACGACTCCGGCACGCCGATCAGTATCGGCTCGAGCAGCAAGGCATACACGATTGCCGAGGGCGACAACACTTTCAATTTTGCGGCGCGCTATATCGCGACGTCCGCGACCGTGACGGGCGGCGTGGCCAATGCCACGGCGGTATTCGCGCTGACGTACAAGTAG
- a CDS encoding fimbrial biogenesis chaperone, which yields MRLPTVCHAAFTAVLALCGAAAHAGIQVGGTRVVFDAKVDVRDASVAVRNKGETPYVIQIFVDDGNGNTRRMPFTVTPPLFRLDGGKEQRVSVRYVKRGAGLPQDVESVYWINVKEIPPTERHKADINTLKIAVLTRIKLFYRPTGLAGSAADAPSRLKWSVVPNPIGQGVALKVSNPSAYHVTFSTIEIQAAQNASINADMVNPKGELIVPIPPKAVSQVGPVKFSYTTINDYGAVTPATEVTAQPAGSTGAAPQ from the coding sequence ATGCGCCTGCCTACCGTTTGTCATGCCGCTTTTACCGCCGTCCTCGCCCTGTGCGGCGCCGCAGCCCACGCAGGTATCCAGGTAGGCGGTACGCGGGTGGTCTTCGATGCGAAAGTCGATGTGCGCGATGCATCGGTTGCCGTGCGCAACAAGGGCGAGACGCCGTACGTGATCCAGATTTTCGTCGACGACGGAAACGGCAACACCCGCCGCATGCCGTTTACGGTGACGCCGCCGCTTTTTCGGCTGGACGGCGGCAAGGAGCAGCGCGTCAGCGTGCGCTACGTGAAGCGGGGCGCCGGGTTGCCGCAGGACGTCGAATCCGTTTATTGGATCAACGTCAAGGAGATTCCGCCCACCGAGAGGCACAAGGCGGACATCAACACGCTCAAGATTGCCGTCCTCACGCGCATCAAGCTCTTTTACCGGCCGACAGGCCTCGCCGGCAGTGCGGCCGACGCGCCGTCGCGGCTCAAATGGTCCGTCGTGCCGAACCCGATCGGGCAAGGCGTGGCGCTGAAGGTCAGCAACCCGAGCGCGTACCACGTGACCTTTTCGACGATCGAGATTCAGGCCGCGCAGAACGCGAGCATCAACGCCGACATGGTGAATCCGAAAGGCGAACTGATCGTTCCCATTCCGCCGAAGGCAGTTTCGCAGGTCGGCCCCGTCAAATTCAGCTATACCACCATCAACGATTACGGCGCCGTCACGCCGGCGACGGAAGTGACGGCCCAACCGGCCGGTTCGACCGGGGCTGCGCCGCAGTAG
- a CDS encoding fimbria/pilus outer membrane usher protein: MLAAALTALSATARGQQTLEFDPAFLELGGGQGGADLSVYATSNRVLPGVYPVSVFVNGEAIDRRDITFVSEGAREGREDATPCLTARMFDEWGVDIAAFAKLAQAGENACVDIADSVPHAQTEFDSHQLRLNVTVPQAALKRRARGAVDPARWDQGIDAALLDYQLSAAQYAGGNFASANSRTTLYAGLRGGINLGAWRLSHTSSFLRGLDGRNRFQIVNTFVQRDIAGWNSRLTAGEGTTPANIFDGFQFLGVQLNTDETMLPDSLQGYAPTVHGVAQTNAQVTIKQNGFVIYSAYVPPGPFTIDDLYPTSSSGNLEVTITEADGHVTTFTQPYSAVPMLMRDGSWRYNVTAGQYRDGISSSHPSFAMATVARGLAGEFSLYGGFIGAGMYQSVLVGIGKNLGNIGAVSLDVTHARSAVDLADSNTVSGHAFRVLYAKAVGSWGTDFRLLAYRYSTAGYRSFADAVQLRDGSEPAALGAKRQRLEGTVNQRLGRFGSMYATVVVQTYWGSAARSTVYQLGHSGNWGRASYGLYAAYSKGSGVPSSWNVSLSLSMPLEVLFGGARMRATAGGSSNVSYFVSRNNENHVNQQMTIGGSNSDQRLNYSVGVAHSSHSDVSGSVSTSYLAPFGRYDASIGSGRGYTQAAFTAAGGMLWHGAGLLFTQPLGDTVAVVDVPNVRGVRFEMHPGVSTDRAGEAVIPRLNPYRINRIVVDQRRMPQDVEIRNPVSEVVPTRAAVVQTHFDSVVGLRALFTLTRLDGSSPPQGATAENDEGQVLGVVGMDGETFVAGLPAADGHFVVRWGAARQNRCRVNYALPGKAAIGAYSAVEATCD; the protein is encoded by the coding sequence ATGCTGGCCGCCGCGCTGACGGCGCTTTCGGCGACCGCTCGCGGCCAACAGACGCTGGAGTTCGATCCCGCCTTTCTCGAGTTGGGCGGCGGCCAGGGCGGCGCCGATCTTTCCGTGTACGCGACATCGAACCGTGTGCTGCCCGGCGTCTATCCGGTGTCGGTCTTCGTCAACGGCGAGGCGATCGATCGGCGTGACATCACGTTCGTGTCCGAAGGCGCACGCGAAGGGCGGGAGGACGCGACCCCCTGCCTGACCGCCCGGATGTTCGACGAATGGGGTGTCGACATCGCCGCGTTTGCGAAGCTTGCGCAAGCCGGCGAAAACGCATGCGTCGACATCGCCGACAGCGTTCCCCACGCCCAAACCGAGTTCGACAGCCATCAACTGCGGTTGAACGTAACGGTGCCCCAGGCCGCGTTGAAGCGGCGCGCGCGCGGTGCGGTGGACCCGGCGCGCTGGGATCAGGGTATCGACGCCGCGCTGCTCGACTATCAACTGAGCGCCGCCCAGTACGCGGGCGGCAATTTCGCGTCCGCCAATTCGCGCACGACGTTGTACGCGGGGTTGCGCGGCGGCATCAACCTGGGCGCCTGGCGGCTGTCGCACACGTCGTCGTTTCTGCGCGGGCTCGACGGCAGGAATCGTTTTCAGATCGTCAATACGTTCGTCCAGCGCGACATCGCCGGTTGGAACAGCCGCCTGACGGCCGGGGAAGGCACCACGCCCGCGAACATTTTTGACGGTTTTCAGTTTCTCGGCGTGCAGCTCAATACCGACGAGACCATGCTGCCCGACAGTCTGCAGGGCTACGCGCCTACCGTGCACGGCGTCGCGCAGACCAATGCGCAGGTGACGATCAAGCAGAATGGTTTCGTCATCTATAGCGCCTACGTGCCTCCCGGGCCGTTCACGATCGACGATCTTTATCCGACGTCGTCGTCGGGCAATCTGGAGGTGACGATTACCGAGGCCGACGGGCACGTCACGACATTCACGCAACCGTATTCCGCCGTGCCGATGTTGATGCGCGACGGTTCGTGGCGATATAACGTCACGGCGGGCCAATATCGCGACGGCATCTCAAGCTCGCATCCGAGCTTTGCGATGGCGACGGTCGCACGCGGGCTGGCGGGCGAATTCTCGTTGTATGGCGGTTTCATCGGGGCCGGCATGTATCAATCGGTGCTCGTCGGAATCGGCAAGAACCTGGGCAACATCGGCGCGGTATCGCTTGATGTGACGCACGCGCGCAGCGCGGTTGATCTGGCCGACAGCAACACGGTATCGGGGCATGCCTTTCGCGTGCTTTATGCGAAGGCCGTGGGCAGTTGGGGCACCGATTTCCGGTTGCTCGCATACCGCTACTCCACCGCCGGCTATCGAAGCTTCGCCGATGCGGTGCAATTGCGCGACGGCAGCGAGCCCGCCGCGCTGGGCGCAAAACGCCAGCGTCTCGAGGGCACGGTGAACCAGCGTCTCGGCCGCTTCGGCTCGATGTACGCGACCGTGGTCGTGCAGACCTACTGGGGCAGCGCGGCGCGCAGCACCGTGTATCAACTCGGGCACAGCGGGAATTGGGGGCGCGCGAGCTACGGACTCTATGCGGCCTACAGCAAAGGAAGCGGTGTGCCGTCGAGTTGGAATGTCTCGTTGTCGCTGTCGATGCCGCTGGAAGTGCTTTTCGGCGGCGCGCGCATGCGTGCGACGGCGGGCGGCAGCTCGAATGTCTCGTACTTCGTCAGCCGGAACAATGAGAACCATGTCAATCAGCAGATGACGATCGGCGGCAGCAACAGCGATCAGCGCTTGAACTACAGTGTGGGCGTCGCGCATTCCAGCCACTCGGACGTGAGCGGCTCGGTGTCGACCAGTTACCTCGCGCCGTTCGGCCGCTACGACGCGTCGATCGGCAGCGGCCGCGGGTACACGCAGGCCGCGTTCACGGCCGCCGGCGGCATGCTGTGGCACGGAGCCGGATTGTTGTTCACGCAGCCGCTCGGCGATACCGTGGCGGTGGTGGACGTGCCGAACGTGCGGGGCGTTCGCTTCGAAATGCACCCGGGCGTGAGCACGGATCGGGCGGGCGAAGCGGTGATTCCGCGTCTGAATCCATACCGGATCAACCGCATCGTCGTCGATCAGCGCCGGATGCCGCAGGACGTGGAGATCCGGAATCCGGTGAGCGAAGTCGTGCCGACCCGCGCGGCGGTCGTTCAAACGCACTTCGATTCCGTCGTCGGGCTTCGCGCGCTGTTCACGTTGACGCGCTTGGACGGCTCGTCTCCGCCGCAGGGCGCGACGGCCGAGAACGACGAGGGACAGGTGCTCGGCGTCGTCGGGATGGATGGCGAGACGTTCGTGGCGGGCTTGCCCGCCGCCGACGGGCATTTCGTCGTACGCTGGGGGGCTGCGCGACAGAATCGATGCCGGGTGAATTACGCGCTGCCCGGAAAAGCGGCGATTGGCGCGTACTCGGCCGTGGAGGCGACATGCGATTGA
- a CDS encoding fimbrial protein, translated as MRLKRERRARRLAIYTAACGLWLVAAALPVGARAATCEGDKTLVTLPAIAVAADAPVGTVLWSRKGIAFSTYCTLGWFDTSNIYVWRADLSSTLQQYGLTFWLTYGGQGGNTAQQIKDPMVVDLGGKAGYASGSVDLELRKTGVTPAQGAVSAADIPAFYLDSNTNYNKGSHYIRGLTNISFVSYTCDIDTGSRSMTVPLGDVRVDRFSGIGSTFADQNFSIGMTCTQPAGTYDVALTFSATADSSGAPGVLAITQGASPASGVGIQLLMNGSPVTFGTVLDAGSATAGATLTIPMTARYYQTGSVVTPGAANGIATFAISYK; from the coding sequence ATGCGATTGAAACGCGAACGGCGCGCGCGACGCCTGGCCATATATACGGCGGCATGCGGCCTGTGGCTTGTCGCTGCCGCGCTGCCGGTTGGCGCGCGGGCGGCCACTTGCGAAGGCGACAAGACGCTTGTCACGCTTCCGGCCATCGCGGTGGCGGCCGATGCGCCGGTGGGAACGGTGTTGTGGAGTCGGAAAGGGATCGCCTTCAGCACCTATTGCACGTTGGGGTGGTTCGACACCAGCAACATTTATGTTTGGCGCGCCGACTTGAGCTCGACGCTCCAGCAATACGGGCTGACGTTCTGGTTGACTTACGGAGGGCAGGGCGGCAACACCGCCCAGCAAATCAAGGATCCGATGGTTGTCGACCTCGGCGGAAAGGCCGGTTATGCGAGCGGCTCCGTCGACCTGGAACTGAGGAAGACGGGCGTGACGCCGGCGCAAGGCGCCGTCAGCGCGGCGGACATCCCCGCGTTCTATCTCGATAGCAATACGAACTACAACAAAGGCTCGCACTACATCCGCGGGCTGACCAACATTTCGTTCGTTTCCTATACCTGCGACATCGATACGGGGTCGCGCAGCATGACCGTGCCGCTCGGCGACGTGCGCGTCGATCGCTTCAGTGGCATCGGCTCCACTTTCGCGGATCAGAATTTCAGTATCGGCATGACATGCACGCAGCCGGCCGGCACGTACGATGTCGCGCTGACGTTTTCCGCGACGGCGGACAGTTCCGGCGCACCGGGCGTGCTCGCGATCACGCAGGGGGCGTCTCCCGCGTCCGGAGTCGGCATTCAGTTGCTGATGAACGGTTCGCCTGTGACTTTCGGCACCGTCCTCGACGCGGGCAGCGCGACCGCGGGCGCGACGCTGACGATTCCGATGACGGCACGCTATTATCAGACCGGCAGTGTCGTGACTCCGGGCGCGGCGAACGGCATCGCGACGTTCGCCATCAGCTACAAGTGA